taacactggggtacagtactggtggggacaggtctgtccctgtataacactggggtacagtactggtggggacggctAGTCAGtgtctaacactggggtacagtactggtggggacaggtctgtcactgtataacactggggtacagtactggtggggacagttctgtcactgtataacactggggtacagtactggtggggacatgtctgtcactgtttcacactggggtacagtactggtgggggacaggtctgtccatgtataacactggggtacattactggtgaaGACAGGTCTATccctttataacactggggtacagtactggtggggacaggtctgtcactgtataacactggggtacagtactggtggggacaggtctgtcgctgtataacactggggtactgtactgatggggacaggtctgtcacagtataacactggggtacagtactggtggggacgggtctgtccctgtctcacactGGGGTTCTGTactgtggggacgggtctgtccctgtctcacactggggtacagtactggtggggacgggtctgtccctgtctcacagtggggtacagtactggtggggacgggtctgtccctgtctcacactggggtacagtactggtggggacgggtctgtccctgtcgtacactggggtactgtactggtggggacgggtctgtccctgtcttacactggggtacagtactggtggggacgggtctgtccctgtataacactggggtactgtcctggtggggacgggtctgtccctgtctcacactggggtacagtcctggtggggacgggtctgtccctgtctcacactggggtacagtactggtggggacgggtctgtccctgtctcacactggggtactgtactgatTGGGACGGGTCTGTTCCTGcctcacactggggtacagtactggtggggatgggtctgtccctgtctcacactggggtacagtactggtggggacgggtctgtccctgtctcacactggggtacagtactggtggggacgggtctgtccctgtctcacactggggtacagtactggtggggacaggtctgtccctgtataacactggggtacagtactggtggggacaggtctgtccctgtatcacactggggtacagtacaggtgggggacaggtctgtcactgtataacactggggtacagtactggtggggacaggtctgtccctgtataacactggggtacagtactggtgggaacaggtctgtccctgtgtaacactggggtacagtacaggtgggggacaggtctgtcactgtataacactggggtacagtactggtggggacaggtctgtccctgtataacactggggtacagtactggtggggacaggtctgtccctgtatcacactggggtacagtacaggtggggacaggtctgtccctgtctcacactggggtacagtactggagggtaaaaacaatgactgcagatgctggaaagcaaatcctggattagtggtgctggaagagcacagcagtactgtataacactgtataacactggggtacagtactggtggggacaggtctgtccctgtctcacactggggtacagtactggagggtaaaaacaatgactgcagatgctggaaagcaaatcctggattagtggtgctggaagagcacagcagttcaggcagcatccaacgaacatATCTCTGGGGTATATTTCTGACACTGTCTATATAACTctatgctgtccttgtcctgggagtctTTGTTGACGGGGGGACAGTTTTGAAGAATCGTTACGCGGTTCCTGNNNNNNNNNNNNNNNNNNNNNNNNNNNNNNNNNNNNNNNNNNNNNNNNNNNNNNNNNNNNNNNNNNNNNNNNNNNNNNNNNNNNNNNNNNNNNNNNNNNNCTGTTTTGAGTCCACAGGGACCTCGACCTATCAGAGTTCCTCATCAACCCCAAGGCGAAACATTCCAAATATGACCTCATCGCCGTTTCCAACCACTACGGGAGTCTCCGTGATGGGCACTGTAAGTACCACACCTACCCCCCCCCCAATCAGGAGGCGCTGTTCAGagcccccttcccctcctccaacctgttacacaggaacaggaggccattcagtccctccttcAGCTTGTTACATaagaacaggaggccattcagcccctctctctctctctctcccctcccccgctCCTGGAGCCTGATTGGGGGCTGAGGCCCAGACTGGAGTGTTTGTCATTGCCCTGAGTGGCCTgtgtggagaacagggagggGCGGAGGGGGGAAGCTGGTATGGTTCAGACCCTGCTTTTAACCCCCATGCACCCTcgctccccttcccttcccctcccactccctccttctccctcagATACAACGATTGCGAGGAACAAGGACGACGGACTCTGGTATTACTTTGATGACAGTAAGGTGACCTTTGCCTCTGCTGAGCACATTGTGGTAAGTGAgcgagggatggagggagggctCATTTGCAGGGCTAACCCCAACCTTTccgccccccacaccccccccccacaccaaaatctgtccccccccctccagccccctacaccccctccctatccccgcgctgtttctctctctctctctctctcccagccgtGTGAATGACCAACCTGCGTGCTCTCTCCTGACAGAGCAGCGCCGCCTACGTGCTGTTTTACCAACTGCAGGAGAAGGTGCCGCGGCGGCCGGGGGGCTCCCCTGGGGACGGGTGCCCCCCCTCGGCGAGCGGGAGCAGCCAGCAGACGGAGACCCCACCCCCGGGGGCCGGtgaggaaatggagatggagggaCCCAAAACCGACCGGGACTTGTGACTGGCACCCGTCGCCaacacccccgcccccccaccccacccccccccaccccactgttGGATTCGGGAGCATGACGGAGGTGGGCAGGGGCGATTTGATCTGAACACCCCCTTCACCCCTCGCGTAGTTGCCAACCTCAATAGTTAAATTTTTTAAAGCTCTCTGCCGTCGCTCCCTCCCCAACCAgggtttttttgggggggggtggtgggggacacATTTAGCCCCACCCCCACACGCCCCCTGCTCCCAACAAAAAAAGAGAGAGACGACGCACTTTTAACCGAGGATTGGTCTGGGGGGGGGCGTTGACGTTCGACTGGGtgaggcgggggagggggggttgcaGAGTCGGACCTTCTCTCGGGCAGGGAGCGGGATCTTCCTGTGCTTCCGATTTCTCCCCTCCCGCCCCTGTGAAACAGATCGATTTATCTCAGGGACTCCCCGCGGATCGATGCAGGTTTGCGACCGAGTGAcctcaagtgattttttttttttcttttccccctgtcctcctccctcccctcctcgtTGGAGTGGGGGCTTAATTGGAActgactcgcacacacacacacacacacacacacacacacacacagccccctatTCCCAGATCGCCCTCTGTgaggtgctctctctctctctctctctgatttcccccccccccgtgtgtgtgtgtttgtcagtaACCCGTGGCCTTAATCCAGGAGACTCAGGGGAACCTCCTTCTCTCGCCATGACCTTTCACCCTCCCCAGCCTGACTGCGGAGGGTCAGTGggaccccctcccacccccatcgATTGGGAGGAGGGGCACAGAATGCAGGAGGGGCGTGAAAtgcagggggagagggagggggggggggggggggggagagggtttCAGTGTTCTCGTCACTCGCCCCGTCCTTCCTCAGAGCGGTGCGCACAACACTGATGACTCtggctctcttctcccccccccccccccacgctccgAGACTGGCTGGGGATGTGGATAACTCTCTTCTTTCGTGCGCGCGCACacatgcccccactctctctctctttcccccctcctccccaaacTTCCCCCTTTCTCCCGTCTGTTCACACAGCGACTCGCTGCACtgacctccacccccccccagaTCGCAACCTCCAGGCGTGTTCTGGGGGGGGGGGTCGCATCTGGGGACGGTTTTAACACGCTCCCCCTGTCAAGCGAGACTTGTTTTGAAAAACGTGCGTGCGTTGGCCGATTTTGTTAAATTAACAGTCGCTTTGCAAATGATGAGGGTTTTTTATTTACTGTTAGAACAGCCTTGTACATACAGATtttatatctatatatatatatagagagagagagaaatatataTATTAAAATAAGGAAAACTTTGAACAAAGGCTGCTTGGATTATCGTCTGAATCTCTCGTCTTGTCCCAACGGGTGGATTTTCAAGAGGGGGAGAGGTTTCGGAGAGGGGAGACTGCGACGTGACGAGGGGGAAAGCGACCTGGAGTCACATACGTACAtctggcagagagagaaaggaggagccgtctgcttttcacacagagaaagacTGCGAAGAGCCAGGGTCTGAGGGGAACATAAGCGGAACGGTTCTGGGGTCTCAGAGGTTCTAAGGAGaggtggcggggggagggggggggaatatGGCAGCGGGGAGGCTCCAGAGCAAGCTCACTCAAAAGGAGGGGAGGTCGGGTCACGTCGAAGAGCAGTGCAACGCAGgcacaggtccttcggcccacctGTGCTGACCTGACACTTTTCTGAACGAGAGACCCTTTGGCTTCTAGGCTGACCGAATCCCTCTATCCTATTAGGGGCGGCTCAGTGgtgggcactgctgcctcacggcgccaggggacccgggtttgatcccaccctcgggcaactgtctgtgtggggtctcctcccacaggttagggtgggattggccgtgctaaattgtccccgtagtgcccagggatgtgcaggttagggtggattggccgtgctaaattgtcccatagtgtccagggatgtgcaggttagggtgtattactcaggggtaaatgttgagaaatgggcactgagtctgggtgggtcggtgtggactggttgggctgaagggcctgtttcctcactgtcggGATTCGACGATTCTGCCTGTTCACGTATTTGTCTAGATGCCTCTGCGCTGTTGTATGTGTCTCCAGCACAGTCCAGACACTTAACCACCCTCTGTggttgaagaaaacacttgcccctcacatctgcTCTCAACTCACTCCCTTTTCCCATCAACCCGTGCCCCCTGGacattgacatttctaccctgggggggtggggaaagcCGAGGTAGAGTGTCCGTTCTGCCCAAGGGCCTCTGGTGGTTCTGGAACCTTCTAGCAGGTCGATTccctcctgtctctgtcccctctccaaagcttccacgtcttcctgggatggtggtgaccagaactggaccctGGTTATGAGGGACGAGAGGCGGCCATATTGagacgggggtgggagagagagattgtaccCTCCCCCTCGtgtgggagagtctgggacccAGAGGGGCACAGTCTCTGAGTTACAGGGTCacccattgaagacagagatggggagggattcCCTCACTCTCCTGAGGGGAGGGGAATCTGTGGGATTCTATACCTCAGAGCGTTGTCCAAGCTGGGTCGCTcgaggccgaggggtttaattggggaagggggaatcgagggtttatattccaggccgaggggtttaatggggaagggggaatcgaggggttatattccaggagacGTTAGCATGTGATTGTAAACACAGAGTTGCAGATGACACGTGGATCTTTATTGAAGTGTAAAGCTAGCCTAATTGAAATAAGTGATAAGGATGTGGGAGCTGTAGCGAGTGCGAGACAGCGCTCAGAACGTGTTCCGAGAGCAGTCTGAGCTGTAAAATTCTTCAAAGTTCAAATCTCTGGCCATCAGTTCATCCTCTACACCGTCCAGGGCCCACTTGTGATCCACAATCTCTAAAGCCTCCCACTcggcctgagacagagagagagagagggaagaaagaTACTGATGGTACAGACTGACcactccacacacactgacacacatgctCTGCCTTGCTCATGCGGTCTCTGTCTCATTCGCACGTGGCCTCTCTCGGTATCACTCGCTCACAGTCTCCCTTGTTCTCACACGCGGTCTCGAATGCAGTCTCCCTCGTTCCCACACGCGGTCTCTCATTCCCGCTCGTGGTCTCTCTCGAACACGGTCTCTCGCGGTCTCACTTGACGCGGCCTCTCGTTCTCTCGCACGCGTGtgctctctcttgctcactcacTCACGGTCAGACACTGACCTTGAAAGCTTTGTTGGTATCAGGTGGCGCAGACCTGGCACTGCCCGCTATCTGGTGCGGAAGGGAACGAGAATGATTGGCGGCTGTGGAGACAGAGGCAGGGGAACGGAGTGAGTTACTGGGGGGGGGCTCGACCTGGAATGTGTCGTCGTCGTCTCCCTCCGGCGCTGAGCCGTGCGCGcgcctccccacacacacacacacacacaccccccctctcaccACCTCCGGGACTTAACCGTTGTCCTGGCCCAGCAGCAGGGAGTACAGACTGCGCAGCCCAAAGACGTTCAGGAAATACCAGGAAGCAGAGCtgaccctggggggggggggggggggaaacagagagagacagggatgtcAGAGGGGAAAGGAATGGGAAAACCCACCTCCACAAACTCTCTGCCCCCAGAGACGGAGCCCCTCCACTGTCTGAAACACTGAGGCTCAATCTACGCACAGCAAGCTCCCCCTCAGGGCACagggaggaagtgtgtgtgtgtgtgtgtgtgtgtgtgtatgtggagggagggagtgcgtgtgggctgagagataaatattgggagtaacccccctttccttccccaccccctcctgCCCGGACTGTCTATGGGATCTCAAGGTGACAGGCAGGGCATCAGGTGAAAGACCACTCCCtgggggctgaacggcctcctgttcctgtggatCAGTCTCGGAGGGAGGGATGCAAGTACTTACCAGGCAGCATCGAGGGAGACCAGTTCGATTCCTCTCTGCAACATTGGCTTGAACTGCAGCGTCAGAGGGAATGGGAtcttggctgtgtgtgtgtgggaagcgggggggggggggatatcgggagaaacaggaatgggagaGGCAACGTTAGTCAGCATCATGACGACGACGGCGAAAACTTGCAGGAAATCGACCCCCGCAGGGGAACACAAAGAACAGATCCGACAATCCCTCCCTCGGCGAACTACGCTCCCACCTCCGTGACTCGCAGCACTCACTGGTGACAAATCCAGAAAAGGCCCAGTTTATCCAGCCCCCGATCAGGATCATGGGAAGCACGTTGGTGAGATTAGCCTTCATcatgtcagtcagcatccgagggtctgagacagggatggagagagcgagagggtcagagagcacagtgacagacccgtccccaccagtactgtaccccagtgttatacagggacagacccgtccccaccagtactgtaccccagtgttatacagtgacagacccgtcccccaccagtactgtaccccagtgttatacagggacagacccgtccccaccagtactgtaccccagtgttatacagtgacagacctgtccccaccagtactgtaccccagtgttatacagggactgacccgtccccaccagtactgtaccccagtgttatacagtgacagacctgtccccaccagtactataccccagtgttatacagggacagacccgtcccccaccagtactgtaccccagtgttatacagggacagacccatccccaccagtactgtaccccagtgttatacagtgacagacctgtcccccaccagtactgtaccccagtgttatacagggacagacctgtccccccaccagtactgtaccccagtgttatacagtgacagacctgtcccccaccagtactgtaccccagtgttatacagggacagacctgtcccccaccagtactgtaccccagtgttatacagtgacagacctgtcccccaccagtactgtaccccagtgttatacagtgacagacctgtccccaccagtactgtaccccagtgttatacagggacagaccttgtccccaccagtactgtaccccagtgttatacagtgacagacctgtcccccaccagtactgtaccccagtgttatacagggacagacccgtcccccaccagtactgtaccccagtgttatacagggacagacccgtcccccaccagtactgtaccccagtgttatacagtgacagacctgtcccccaccagtactgtaccccagtgttatacagggacagacccgtcccccaccagtactgtaccccagtgttatacagg
The DNA window shown above is from Chiloscyllium punctatum isolate Juve2018m chromosome 50, sChiPun1.3, whole genome shotgun sequence and carries:
- the LOC140470009 gene encoding ER membrane protein complex subunit 3-like isoform X2, translating into MLKRPVEDDSQVLHRSQNLREYGKYLPQQSFLMRKHFFNNAESGFFRRTRRKVVPRNPITDPRMLTDMMKANLTNVLPMILIGGWINWAFSGFVTTKIPFPLTLQFKPMLQRGIELVSLDAAWVSSASWYFLNVFGLRSLYSLLLGQDNAANHSRSLPHQIAGSARSAPPDTNKAFKAEWEALEIVDHKWALDGVEDELMARDLNFEEFYSSDCSRNTF
- the LOC140470009 gene encoding ER membrane protein complex subunit 3-like isoform X1, with the protein product MAELLLLDSNIRLWVVLPIVLISFSVGLIRHYLSRLLQGDRRLELEQLSDSQVLHRSQNLREYGKYLPQQSFLMRKHFFNNAESGFFRRTRRKVVPRNPITDPRMLTDMMKANLTNVLPMILIGGWINWAFSGFVTTKIPFPLTLQFKPMLQRGIELVSLDAAWVSSASWYFLNVFGLRSLYSLLLGQDNAANHSRSLPHQIAGSARSAPPDTNKAFKAEWEALEIVDHKWALDGVEDELMARDLNFEEFYSSDCSRNTF